Proteins encoded by one window of Collimonas fungivorans:
- a CDS encoding ABC transporter ATP-binding protein — protein sequence MLQLKNISKNFGGLQVLQDVNFNVPQGGIFGLIGPNGAGKTTVFNLITGLLRASGGAIEFDGADIGKVAPHKITERGIARTFQNIRVFKEMTLLENVVVGMHDHMHYGFGSLLLNLGGFRRIEAQARERALELLSWVRLDHKAGMLADSLSYGEQRKLEFARALATRPKLLLLDEPVAGMNPVEKTELMTEILNIKQRGFSIFMIEHDMRFVMGLCDRIAVLNFGRIIAEGSPEQIKNNQEVIEAYLGKEDAE from the coding sequence ATGCTGCAACTCAAGAACATCAGCAAGAACTTCGGCGGCCTGCAGGTGCTGCAAGACGTCAATTTCAACGTTCCGCAAGGCGGCATCTTCGGCCTGATCGGCCCTAACGGCGCCGGCAAGACCACCGTCTTCAACCTGATCACCGGCCTGCTGCGCGCTTCCGGCGGCGCCATCGAATTCGACGGCGCCGACATCGGCAAGGTGGCGCCGCACAAGATCACCGAACGCGGCATCGCCCGTACTTTCCAGAATATCCGTGTATTCAAGGAAATGACCTTGCTGGAAAACGTCGTGGTCGGCATGCACGATCACATGCACTACGGTTTCGGCAGCCTGCTGCTCAATCTCGGCGGTTTCAGGAGGATCGAAGCCCAGGCCCGCGAACGCGCACTGGAACTGCTGTCCTGGGTGCGCCTGGACCACAAGGCCGGCATGCTGGCGGACAGCCTGTCCTACGGCGAACAGCGCAAGCTGGAGTTCGCCCGGGCGCTGGCGACCAGACCCAAGCTGCTGCTGCTGGACGAGCCGGTGGCAGGCATGAATCCCGTCGAAAAAACCGAGCTGATGACGGAAATCCTGAACATCAAGCAGCGCGGTTTCAGCATCTTCATGATCGAGCACGACATGCGTTTCGTGATGGGCCTGTGCGACCGCATTGCGGTGCTCAACTTCGGCCGCATCATCGCCGAAGGCAGTCCAGAGCAGATCAAGAACAACCAGGAAGTGATCGAAGCCTACCTGGGCAAGGAAGATGCAGAATGA
- a CDS encoding ABC transporter ATP-binding protein produces MNTSATPILQVRDLAVSYGHIEAVKGIDLALNEGEITALVGANGAGKSTTLLAISGLLKPARGQVMLNQQDRQQDLTRLSPHKIVQGGVVQVAEGRATLTTLSIAENLALGAYTRKDKAQIAQDLDWVYSLFPVLQRRKDGLAGNLSGGEQQMLAIGRALMAKPRVLLLDEPSMGLAPLLVQEIFRIVQEINRTGLTILLVEQNVRQALRIAQHGYVLENGKIVLADSGANLLHNPKVLEAYLGG; encoded by the coding sequence ATGAACACAAGCGCCACGCCAATCCTGCAAGTGCGCGACCTGGCGGTTTCCTACGGCCATATCGAAGCGGTCAAAGGCATAGACCTGGCGCTCAACGAAGGTGAAATCACGGCACTGGTGGGCGCCAACGGCGCCGGCAAAAGCACCACCCTGCTCGCCATCTCCGGCCTGCTCAAGCCGGCGCGCGGGCAAGTCATGCTCAACCAGCAAGATCGCCAGCAAGACCTGACCCGGCTGTCGCCGCACAAGATTGTCCAGGGCGGCGTAGTGCAGGTAGCCGAAGGCCGCGCCACGCTCACCACCCTGAGCATCGCCGAAAACCTGGCGCTGGGCGCCTACACCCGCAAGGACAAGGCGCAGATCGCCCAGGACCTGGACTGGGTGTACTCCCTGTTCCCTGTGCTGCAGCGGCGCAAGGATGGCCTGGCCGGCAACCTGTCCGGCGGCGAACAGCAGATGCTGGCCATCGGCCGCGCGCTGATGGCCAAGCCGCGCGTGCTGCTGCTGGATGAACCGTCGATGGGACTGGCGCCGTTATTGGTGCAGGAGATTTTCCGCATCGTGCAGGAAATCAACCGCACCGGGCTGACCATCCTGCTGGTCGAGCAGAACGTCCGCCAGGCGCTGCGGATTGCCCAGCACGGGTATGTGCTGGAGAACGGCAAGATCGTGCTGGCCGACAGCGGCGCGAACCTGCTGCACAATCCGAAGGTGCTGGAAGCGTATCTGGGTGGTTGA
- a CDS encoding AmiS/UreI family transporter, translating to MLGIALLFIGAVLVVNGVGLTGRIEARENAVFNFLVGSLALSISFIGLVRSVDNAGYLGVAAGLLFAFTYLYLAVVQWKGMNGKGLGWYCLFVAINTLPMAWLAVDQDMRSTMMWLTWGLLWFLFFLALALQKTIRSLGPITALIGIVSCWIPGFLMLAGRW from the coding sequence ATGTTGGGGATTGCCCTGCTGTTCATCGGCGCCGTGCTGGTCGTCAATGGCGTCGGCCTGACCGGCCGCATCGAGGCGCGCGAGAACGCCGTCTTCAATTTCCTGGTCGGCTCCCTGGCGCTGTCCATCAGCTTCATAGGATTGGTGCGCAGCGTCGACAACGCCGGCTACCTCGGCGTGGCGGCGGGTCTGCTGTTTGCCTTCACTTACCTGTACCTGGCCGTGGTGCAATGGAAAGGCATGAACGGCAAGGGACTGGGATGGTATTGCCTGTTCGTCGCCATCAATACCTTGCCGATGGCGTGGCTGGCAGTGGATCAGGATATGCGCTCCACCATGATGTGGCTGACGTGGGGACTGCTCTGGTTCCTGTTCTTCCTGGCTTTGGCCCTGCAGAAAACCATCCGCTCGCTAGGCCCCATCACAGCGCTCATCGGCATCGTTTCCTGCTGGATTCCGGGCTTCCTGATGCTGGCCGGGCGCTGGTAA
- a CDS encoding ABC transporter ATP-binding protein yields MIKISGLTFDYPGHRALHQVSLQVEAGSVTALVGSNGAGKTTLMRCIAGLETPLAGSISVAGMDVLERPREVHRIMGYLSDFYGLYQSLTVAQCFEYAAAAQGLPAPAIPQAIQTTAQQLGLSERLQQTCDKLSRGLRQRVAIGQAIIHGPKILLLDEPASGLDPEARASLAGLFRLLQAQGMTLLVSSHILAELDEYSTHMLALRDGKVLEYRALDHGSTALAPRKSLRITLAQANPGLRAQLAAEPALQVSASDERSADFMFSGDEHAQAALLARLIAAGLQISSFSDQKENLQQSYLRSVASYEQNGQNSGSAT; encoded by the coding sequence ATGATAAAAATCTCTGGCCTTACCTTCGATTACCCCGGCCATCGCGCCTTGCACCAGGTCAGCCTGCAGGTCGAAGCCGGCAGCGTGACCGCGCTGGTCGGCTCCAACGGCGCCGGCAAGACCACGCTGATGCGCTGCATAGCCGGCCTGGAAACACCCCTCGCGGGCTCGATCAGCGTGGCCGGCATGGATGTGCTGGAACGGCCGCGCGAAGTGCACCGGATCATGGGCTACCTGTCCGATTTCTACGGCCTGTACCAGTCGCTGACGGTGGCGCAATGTTTTGAATATGCTGCCGCGGCCCAGGGCTTGCCGGCGCCGGCAATTCCGCAAGCGATACAGACCACGGCGCAGCAGCTGGGGCTGAGCGAACGCCTGCAGCAGACTTGCGACAAACTGTCGCGCGGCTTGCGGCAGCGGGTCGCGATCGGCCAGGCCATCATCCACGGGCCGAAGATCCTGCTGCTGGACGAACCGGCTTCCGGCCTCGATCCGGAAGCGCGCGCCAGCCTGGCCGGCCTGTTCCGGCTGTTGCAGGCGCAGGGCATGACCTTGCTGGTGTCGTCCCACATCCTGGCGGAACTGGACGAATACTCGACCCACATGCTGGCCCTGCGCGACGGCAAGGTGCTGGAGTACCGCGCGCTGGACCACGGCAGCACCGCGCTCGCGCCGCGCAAGTCGCTGCGGATCACGCTGGCGCAGGCCAATCCCGGCTTGCGCGCGCAACTGGCGGCGGAACCCGCGCTACAGGTCAGCGCCAGCGACGAACGCAGCGCCGACTTCATGTTCAGCGGCGACGAACACGCCCAGGCGGCATTGCTGGCACGCCTGATCGCCGCCGGCCTCCAGATCTCCAGCTTCTCCGACCAGAAGGAAAACCTGCAGCAATCCTACCTGCGCTCGGTGGCCAGCTATGAACAAAACGGACAAAACAGCGGGAGCGCAACATGA
- the tal gene encoding transaldolase — protein sequence MNQLDQLKQYTTVVADTGNFKQLAQFKPRDATTNPSLILKAVQQADYAPLLAETVAAHADSPLDQIVDQVLVRFGLEILQVVPGRVSTEVDARLSFDTAATVARARRIMALYEAAGIGRERVLIKIASTWEGIQAAAILEREGIRCNLTLLFAFCQAVACGAAKVRLISPFVGRIYDWYKKSAGSGWDESANTLASDPGVKSVAQIYSYYKRFGIDTEVMGASFRNVGQIAALAGCDLLTISPDLLAQLQASDAPLVRALGKDAATDLQEVSYDEASFRYALNDDAMATEKLAEGIRGFAADAFKLDHIIEGLLASARS from the coding sequence ATGAATCAGCTGGACCAACTCAAGCAATACACGACGGTAGTAGCAGACACGGGCAATTTCAAGCAGCTGGCGCAATTCAAGCCGCGCGACGCCACCACCAATCCTTCGCTGATCCTGAAAGCAGTGCAGCAGGCAGACTACGCGCCGCTGCTGGCCGAGACAGTCGCCGCCCATGCCGACAGTCCGCTAGACCAGATCGTCGACCAGGTGCTGGTGCGTTTTGGCCTGGAGATCCTGCAAGTGGTGCCGGGCCGGGTTTCTACCGAAGTCGACGCCAGGCTCAGTTTCGATACCGCCGCCACCGTGGCCCGGGCGCGCCGCATCATGGCCTTGTATGAAGCGGCCGGCATCGGCCGCGAGCGGGTGCTGATCAAGATCGCATCGACCTGGGAAGGCATCCAGGCCGCCGCCATCCTGGAGCGTGAAGGCATACGCTGCAACCTGACCCTGCTGTTTGCGTTCTGCCAGGCGGTTGCCTGCGGCGCCGCCAAGGTGCGCCTGATCTCGCCGTTCGTTGGCCGCATCTACGACTGGTACAAGAAATCGGCCGGCAGCGGCTGGGACGAATCCGCCAATACTCTCGCCAGCGATCCCGGCGTGAAATCGGTGGCGCAGATCTATAGCTATTACAAGCGCTTCGGAATCGATACCGAGGTGATGGGAGCGAGTTTCCGCAACGTCGGCCAGATCGCCGCGCTGGCAGGCTGCGACCTGCTCACCATCAGTCCCGACCTGCTGGCGCAGCTGCAGGCCAGCGACGCTCCCTTGGTGCGCGCACTGGGCAAGGATGCCGCCACCGATCTGCAAGAAGTCAGCTATGACGAAGCCAGCTTTCGATATGCGCTCAACGACGACGCCATGGCTACCGAAAAACTGGCGGAAGGGATACGCGGTTTCGCCGCCGATGCCTTCAAGCTCGACCACATCATCGAAGGCCTGCTGGCATCGGCCCGCAGTTAA
- the xylB gene encoding xylulokinase — translation MSLGIDLGTSELKAVLLDESGTVLAHTGVRLTISRPQAGWSEQDPEDWWQACLAGLHQLRQQQPDVYARVRCIGLSGQMHGAVLLDQGDHVLRPAILWDDSRALVQAQWLEREHPAFADITGSLPMAGLTAPKLLWLREHEPQVFSRISCVLSPKDYLRLQLTGERISDVSDAAGTLWLDVHKRDWFEPMLQATGLELHQMPRLVEGSAAAADLCAGAASQLALQPRVLVAGGGGDNPVSAVGIGAIEAGQAFVTLGTSAAVVAITDHVAGNPASAVHSFCHALPQRWYTMGAMLAGASCLRWVTQLLGQVDEQALLQLAQERVPLNQPVPAATPLFLPYLAGERTPHNDPLLRGGFMNLSYETTPAMLGYAVLEGVGFGLLDAMAAVQSAGAEVTTCSLVGGGARSNYWAQLLSNILDREICTLSGSELSACIGAAKLGFLAYGRGRDLPGLGMPVKARFVPAAGQQEMLQERYRKFRGLFAAAHALHG, via the coding sequence ATATCACTCGGGATAGATCTCGGCACGTCGGAACTGAAAGCGGTCTTGCTGGATGAAAGCGGCACGGTGCTGGCGCATACAGGGGTTCGCCTGACCATCTCGCGGCCGCAGGCCGGCTGGTCTGAACAGGATCCGGAGGACTGGTGGCAAGCCTGCCTGGCAGGCCTGCATCAGTTGCGGCAGCAGCAGCCGGATGTGTACGCCAGGGTGCGCTGCATAGGCTTGTCGGGACAGATGCATGGAGCCGTGTTGCTGGACCAGGGCGACCATGTGCTGCGTCCGGCTATCCTGTGGGACGATTCACGTGCGCTGGTGCAAGCGCAATGGCTGGAGCGCGAACATCCCGCTTTCGCCGATATCACCGGCAGCTTGCCGATGGCGGGCCTGACCGCGCCCAAGCTGCTGTGGCTGCGCGAACATGAACCGCAAGTGTTCAGCCGCATTTCCTGTGTGCTGTCGCCCAAGGACTACCTGCGCCTGCAGTTGACCGGCGAGCGCATCAGCGACGTCTCCGACGCCGCCGGCACGCTGTGGCTGGACGTGCATAAGCGCGACTGGTTCGAACCCATGCTGCAAGCTACCGGACTGGAACTGCATCAAATGCCGCGCCTGGTAGAAGGCTCCGCGGCGGCTGCCGACCTGTGCGCCGGCGCGGCCTCGCAACTGGCGCTGCAGCCACGGGTACTGGTGGCCGGCGGCGGCGGCGACAATCCGGTATCGGCGGTCGGCATTGGCGCGATCGAGGCCGGCCAGGCGTTTGTCACGCTGGGCACCAGCGCCGCCGTGGTCGCGATTACCGACCATGTGGCCGGCAACCCGGCCAGCGCGGTGCACAGCTTTTGCCACGCGCTGCCGCAGCGCTGGTACACCATGGGCGCGATGCTGGCCGGCGCCAGCTGCCTGCGCTGGGTCACCCAGCTGCTGGGGCAGGTCGATGAACAGGCCCTGCTGCAATTGGCGCAGGAACGGGTGCCGCTGAACCAGCCGGTTCCTGCGGCGACACCCTTGTTCCTGCCCTATCTGGCTGGCGAACGCACTCCGCACAACGATCCGCTGCTGCGCGGCGGTTTCATGAATCTTTCCTATGAGACGACGCCGGCGATGCTCGGTTACGCCGTGCTGGAAGGGGTTGGTTTCGGCCTGCTCGATGCCATGGCCGCGGTGCAGTCGGCGGGCGCGGAGGTAACCACTTGCTCGCTGGTTGGCGGCGGCGCCCGCAGCAATTATTGGGCGCAACTGTTATCCAACATTCTTGACCGCGAAATCTGCACCTTGTCCGGCAGCGAGCTCAGCGCCTGCATCGGCGCCGCCAAGCTGGGCTTCCTGGCATATGGGCGCGGCCGCGATCTGCCGGGGCTCGGCATGCCGGTCAAGGCACGCTTCGTGCCGGCGGCCGGGCAACAGGAGATGCTGCAAGAACGTTACCGGAAATTCCGCGGCCTGTTCGCGGCTGCGCACGCTTTACATGGCTGA
- a CDS encoding LacI family DNA-binding transcriptional regulator yields the protein MDDVARIAKVSTSTVSHVLNGTRKVSPATVRAVEAAIQALGYIPNTLARSLARSTSNTIGVAISALSNHYFSETVHAIETECARHGIMMLYVDTRDDPEQELRAVKALHHRRVDGILLAPSADPQHLALEYLRANEIPAVLVDRLVAQGFDQVGVENKKSSQELVSHLVEHGHKRIALISGSPGLTTTDERIEGYRAALDAAGLRFDPALLVSGESSSEPARLATRQLLTLAAPPTAIMAANNLMTIGAMHALRDAKIDVPEQIALVGFDDFDWADFFIPRLTVMAQPVKELGTRAVKLLMKRIEAPDGKKQTVRLAPTLRVRNSCGCL from the coding sequence ATGGATGATGTCGCAAGAATCGCGAAGGTCTCGACTTCGACGGTCTCGCATGTCTTGAACGGCACCCGCAAGGTGAGCCCGGCTACCGTACGTGCGGTGGAGGCGGCGATCCAGGCGCTCGGCTACATCCCCAACACCCTGGCGCGCTCGCTGGCGCGCTCGACATCGAACACCATAGGCGTGGCGATTTCCGCGCTCTCCAACCATTATTTCAGCGAGACCGTGCACGCCATCGAAACCGAATGCGCCAGGCACGGCATCATGATGCTGTACGTCGACACCCGCGACGACCCGGAGCAGGAGCTGCGCGCGGTCAAGGCGCTGCACCACCGGCGGGTCGACGGCATCCTGCTGGCGCCGTCCGCCGATCCGCAGCACCTGGCGCTGGAATACCTGCGCGCCAACGAGATCCCGGCGGTGCTGGTCGATCGCCTGGTGGCCCAGGGTTTCGACCAGGTCGGGGTGGAAAACAAGAAATCCTCGCAAGAGCTGGTCAGCCACCTGGTCGAACACGGACACAAGCGCATCGCGCTGATTTCCGGCAGCCCCGGCCTGACTACCACCGACGAGCGGATTGAAGGTTACCGCGCCGCGCTGGATGCCGCCGGCCTGCGGTTCGACCCGGCGCTGCTGGTCAGCGGCGAATCGAGCAGCGAACCGGCGCGGCTGGCGACCCGCCAGCTGCTGACGCTGGCAGCACCGCCAACCGCCATCATGGCGGCCAACAACCTGATGACCATCGGCGCCATGCATGCCTTGCGCGACGCCAAGATCGACGTGCCGGAGCAGATTGCCCTGGTGGGTTTCGACGATTTCGACTGGGCCGATTTCTTCATTCCGCGCTTGACGGTGATGGCGCAGCCGGTCAAGGAACTGGGGACGCGGGCGGTCAAGCTGTTGATGAAAAGGATCGAGGCGCCGGACGGCAAAAAGCAGACGGTGCGGCTGGCACCCACCCTGCGCGTCCGTAATTCCTGCGGCTGTCTTTGA
- a CDS encoding ABC transporter substrate-binding protein, translating into MSGVVQARELKAVGITVGSLGNPYFVTLANGAKAKAQQINPNVKVTAVSADYDLSKQFTQIDNFISAGVDLILLNATDPVAIEPAIKKAQKAGIVVVAVDVGAKGVDATVQTDNELAGKLACKYLVDKLGGKGNVIIQNGPQVTAVTDRVKGCKAVFAAAPGIKVLSDDQDGKGSREGGLNAMQGYLTRFPKIDGLFTINDPQAIGSDLAAKQLKRSGIIITSVDGAPDIEAALKSGTSIQASSSQDPWAQAQDAVAIGYDILNGKRPAKPVVLLAPVLITHDNVATYKGWSSQR; encoded by the coding sequence ATGTCGGGCGTGGTGCAGGCGCGGGAACTGAAGGCGGTCGGCATCACCGTCGGTTCGCTCGGCAATCCCTATTTTGTGACGCTGGCCAACGGCGCCAAGGCCAAAGCCCAGCAGATCAATCCCAACGTCAAGGTCACCGCGGTGTCAGCCGACTACGACCTGAGCAAGCAGTTTACGCAAATCGACAATTTCATTTCAGCCGGGGTCGACCTGATCCTGCTGAACGCCACCGATCCGGTCGCCATCGAGCCGGCCATCAAGAAAGCGCAAAAGGCCGGGATCGTGGTGGTGGCGGTGGATGTCGGCGCCAAGGGCGTCGATGCCACGGTGCAGACCGACAATGAACTGGCCGGCAAGCTGGCTTGCAAATACCTGGTCGACAAGCTGGGCGGCAAGGGCAACGTGATCATCCAGAACGGACCGCAGGTGACTGCTGTCACCGACCGCGTCAAAGGCTGCAAAGCCGTGTTCGCCGCCGCGCCCGGCATCAAGGTGCTGTCCGACGACCAGGACGGCAAGGGCTCGCGCGAAGGCGGCCTGAATGCCATGCAAGGCTACCTGACGCGCTTCCCGAAAATCGACGGCTTGTTCACCATCAACGATCCGCAGGCGATCGGCAGCGACCTCGCCGCCAAGCAGCTCAAGCGCAGCGGCATCATCATCACCTCGGTCGACGGCGCGCCGGATATCGAAGCGGCGTTGAAATCGGGTACTTCGATCCAGGCCTCGTCCAGCCAGGACCCTTGGGCCCAGGCCCAGGATGCGGTGGCCATCGGTTATGACATCCTGAACGGCAAGCGTCCCGCCAAGCCAGTTGTTTTGCTGGCGCCGGTGCTGATTACTCATGATAATGTGGCTACTTATAAAGGCTGGTCCAGCCAGCGCTGA
- a CDS encoding ABC transporter permease subunit yields MEASSKITAETIGKREQLRGLLRTVGMLPVLLLLVLGFALMSENFFTVQNLSIITQQASVNIVLAAGMTFVILTAGIDLSVGAILAASAVVAMLASLSPQFGMLGIAAGVGFGLLLGLANGVLIAFMRLPPFIVTLGALTAMRGLARLLADDKTVFNAELPFAFIGNDSVLGVPWLVIIALLVVAVSWFILRRTVIGVQIYAVGGNHEAARLSGIKVWKVLLFVYAVSGLLAGLGAVMTASRLSAANGLQLGQSYELDAIAAVILGGTSFTGGVGSIGGTLVGALIIAVLTNGLVLLGVSDIWQYIIKGIVIIGAVALDRYRQSGART; encoded by the coding sequence ATGGAAGCTAGTAGCAAGATCACGGCCGAAACTATCGGCAAGCGCGAGCAGCTGCGCGGTTTGTTGCGCACGGTCGGCATGCTGCCGGTGCTGCTGTTGCTGGTGCTGGGTTTCGCCCTGATGAGCGAAAACTTCTTCACGGTGCAGAACCTGTCGATCATCACCCAGCAAGCCTCGGTGAACATCGTGCTGGCGGCCGGCATGACCTTCGTCATCCTGACCGCCGGCATCGACCTTTCGGTCGGCGCGATCCTGGCGGCGTCGGCGGTGGTGGCGATGCTGGCTTCGCTGTCGCCGCAGTTCGGCATGCTGGGAATTGCTGCCGGCGTCGGTTTCGGGCTGCTGCTGGGACTGGCCAACGGCGTCCTGATCGCTTTCATGCGCTTGCCGCCATTTATCGTCACGCTCGGCGCGCTGACTGCGATGCGCGGCCTGGCGCGCCTGTTGGCGGACGACAAGACAGTGTTCAACGCCGAACTGCCGTTCGCTTTCATCGGCAACGATTCGGTGCTGGGCGTGCCCTGGCTGGTGATCATCGCCTTGCTGGTGGTGGCGGTTTCCTGGTTCATCCTGCGCCGTACCGTGATCGGCGTGCAGATCTACGCGGTCGGCGGCAACCACGAAGCGGCGCGCCTGTCCGGCATCAAGGTGTGGAAGGTGCTGCTGTTCGTGTATGCGGTGTCAGGCTTGCTGGCTGGCCTGGGCGCGGTGATGACGGCGTCGCGCCTGTCCGCGGCCAACGGCCTGCAGCTGGGGCAATCCTATGAGCTGGATGCGATCGCAGCGGTGATCCTTGGCGGCACCAGCTTTACCGGCGGCGTCGGCTCCATCGGCGGCACCCTGGTCGGCGCGCTGATCATCGCGGTGCTGACCAACGGCCTGGTGCTGCTGGGCGTGTCCGATATCTGGCAATACATCATCAAGGGCATCGTGATCATCGGTGCGGTGGCGCTCGACCGTTACCGGCAATCGGGCGCACGTACTTAA
- a CDS encoding sugar ABC transporter ATP-binding protein, producing MKPEAGATPILEMRGISKTFSGLRVLKEVDLTVYAGEVHALMGENGAGKSTLMKVLSGAHQADPGGEIRIDGRRVASYGPGAAKEHGVAVIYQELSLCPNLSVAENIYLGRELKRGWSVDRKAMEAGCVDVLKRLGAEFTPQTRISTLSIAERQLVEIARAIHAHARILVMDEPTTPLSSRETDRLFALIRQLRQEGLAIVYISHRMAEIYELSDKVSVLRDGKHVGMLARAELSAEALVKMMVGRDLSGFYKKEHAPYDPGNVVMRVRDMADGKRVRGCSFDLHAGEVLGIAGLVGAGRTELARLIFGADPRISGTLEVAGKAVTALRGPVDAIRAGVVYLTEDRKSQGLFLDMSVRDNINVCACVPDASYGGVLDRNRGAQRASAAIKSLAIRVASPNINVGALSGGNQQKVLLARLLEIKPHVLILDEPTRGVDIGAKSEIYRIINELAQAGIGVVVISSELPEIVGTSDRVLVMREGELVAELGGHSGREITQENIIELATGAQQVQPQAA from the coding sequence ATGAAACCTGAAGCAGGCGCAACGCCAATCCTCGAGATGCGCGGCATCTCCAAGACCTTCAGCGGCTTGCGGGTGCTGAAAGAGGTCGACCTGACCGTGTATGCCGGCGAAGTCCATGCCTTGATGGGCGAGAACGGCGCCGGCAAGTCGACCCTGATGAAAGTCCTGTCGGGCGCCCATCAGGCCGACCCTGGCGGCGAGATCCGCATCGACGGCCGGCGTGTGGCCAGCTACGGTCCGGGCGCCGCCAAGGAACACGGCGTGGCGGTCATCTACCAGGAGCTGAGCCTGTGCCCTAACCTGAGCGTGGCCGAGAACATCTACCTGGGCCGCGAGCTGAAGCGCGGCTGGAGCGTCGACCGCAAGGCGATGGAGGCGGGCTGTGTCGATGTCTTGAAACGCCTGGGAGCGGAATTCACGCCGCAGACCAGGATCAGCACCCTGTCGATCGCCGAACGCCAGCTGGTGGAGATTGCACGCGCGATCCATGCCCACGCGCGGATCCTGGTGATGGACGAACCGACGACGCCGCTGTCTTCGCGCGAGACTGACCGTTTGTTCGCATTGATCCGGCAGCTGCGCCAGGAAGGCCTGGCGATCGTCTACATCAGCCATCGCATGGCGGAAATCTACGAATTGTCGGACAAGGTCTCGGTATTGCGAGACGGCAAGCACGTCGGCATGCTGGCGCGCGCGGAGCTGTCGGCCGAGGCGCTGGTGAAAATGATGGTGGGGCGCGACCTCTCCGGTTTCTACAAGAAGGAACATGCGCCTTACGATCCCGGCAATGTGGTCATGCGGGTGCGCGACATGGCTGACGGCAAACGGGTGCGCGGCTGCAGCTTCGACCTGCATGCGGGCGAGGTGCTGGGCATCGCCGGCCTGGTCGGCGCCGGCCGCACGGAATTGGCGCGCCTGATTTTTGGCGCCGATCCGCGCATTTCCGGCACGCTGGAAGTCGCCGGCAAGGCGGTCACGGCGTTGCGCGGCCCGGTCGATGCGATCCGCGCCGGCGTGGTGTACCTGACCGAGGACCGCAAATCGCAAGGCCTGTTCCTGGACATGAGCGTGCGCGACAACATCAACGTCTGCGCCTGCGTGCCGGACGCCAGCTACGGCGGCGTGCTGGACCGCAACCGCGGCGCGCAGCGCGCCAGCGCCGCCATCAAGTCGCTGGCGATCCGGGTGGCTTCTCCCAACATCAATGTCGGCGCGCTATCCGGCGGCAACCAGCAGAAAGTATTGCTGGCGCGCCTGCTGGAAATCAAGCCGCATGTGCTGATCCTGGATGAGCCGACGCGCGGGGTCGACATCGGCGCCAAGTCGGAGATTTACCGCATCATCAACGAACTGGCCCAGGCCGGCATCGGCGTGGTGGTGATTTCCAGCGAGCTGCCGGAAATCGTCGGTACCTCGGACCGGGTGCTGGTGATGCGCGAAGGCGAGCTGGTGGCGGAGCTGGGCGGGCATTCCGGACGCGAAATCACCCAGGAAAACATTATCGAACTGGCGACAGGCGCGCAGCAGGTCCAGCCGCAGGCTGCTTGA